A single genomic interval of Polyangium spumosum harbors:
- a CDS encoding response regulator, whose protein sequence is MSDTNNSIRVYLIDDHPVLREGFAKALEAEPGMTVVGQAGTAADALREVQSIKPEVVLVDLNIPDRDGIELLAALRVQVPTAKLLVLSCYDDEFRVAEALRAGAQGYLVKTSELAEVIDGIRRIASGGAPLSQRIAGAVVRAMRKPAPEGTGGLDALTPRERQVLRLLAAGISTRETAARLTISPKTVETHRVRIYAKLGCKSAVELTRIAVRTGLIEA, encoded by the coding sequence ATGTCGGACACGAACAACAGCATCCGCGTTTACCTCATCGATGATCACCCCGTCTTGCGCGAGGGTTTCGCCAAAGCGCTGGAAGCAGAGCCGGGGATGACCGTCGTCGGGCAAGCGGGCACGGCTGCCGATGCGCTCCGGGAAGTGCAGTCGATCAAGCCTGAAGTCGTGCTGGTCGACCTGAACATTCCCGATCGCGACGGCATCGAGCTGCTCGCAGCCCTTCGCGTTCAAGTGCCCACCGCAAAGCTGCTCGTCCTGAGCTGCTACGACGACGAATTCCGTGTCGCCGAGGCGCTTCGCGCCGGCGCGCAGGGGTATCTCGTCAAGACCAGCGAGCTCGCCGAGGTCATCGACGGCATTCGGCGCATCGCGAGCGGCGGCGCGCCGCTGAGCCAGCGCATCGCGGGCGCCGTCGTGCGCGCGATGCGCAAACCTGCGCCCGAGGGCACCGGCGGCCTCGACGCGCTCACGCCGCGCGAGCGGCAGGTCCTGCGCCTGCTCGCCGCGGGCATCTCCACCCGCGAGACGGCCGCGCGCCTCACGATCAGCCCCAAGACCGTCGAGACGCATCGCGTGCGCATCTACGCGAAGCTCGGCTGCAAGAGCGCCGTCGAGCTCACGCGGATCGCGGTCCGCACGGGCCTGATCGAGGCCTAG
- a CDS encoding alpha/beta fold hydrolase — protein MHAHAPLPHHAVVTAPGAAPSRCMLVLHGIFGSGGNFRTFARALAAACPDWAFVLVDLRAHGLSTELPPPHSLAAAADDLVRLGAALTLPVRGVMGHSFGGKVALAFAERKRGELDALWVLDSTPSARPAGMENVGAAKVLAMLESLPAELPSRERFLELVTSHGVSRAEADWLAMNVRRDGDVFRFRLDLSAIRALLVDYFAQDLWRVVEALDGRRRAGFVIGGRSNTVGPDDRARLLALAAEDPSLSVHVLPNADHWVHVDDPEGLLRILSAALCG, from the coding sequence ATGCACGCGCACGCTCCGCTTCCACACCACGCCGTCGTCACCGCTCCCGGCGCCGCGCCTTCGCGATGCATGCTCGTGCTGCACGGCATCTTCGGCTCCGGCGGCAACTTCCGCACGTTCGCTCGTGCGCTCGCCGCGGCCTGCCCCGATTGGGCCTTCGTCCTCGTCGACCTGCGCGCGCACGGCCTCTCGACCGAGCTCCCGCCTCCTCACTCGCTTGCTGCTGCGGCTGACGATCTCGTCCGCCTCGGCGCCGCGCTCACGCTGCCCGTCCGTGGCGTGATGGGTCACTCGTTCGGCGGGAAGGTGGCCCTCGCGTTCGCCGAGCGCAAGCGCGGTGAGCTCGACGCGCTCTGGGTGCTCGACTCGACCCCGAGCGCGCGCCCCGCCGGCATGGAGAACGTCGGCGCGGCGAAGGTCCTCGCCATGCTGGAGTCCCTGCCCGCGGAGCTGCCTTCTCGCGAGCGCTTCCTCGAGCTCGTCACCTCGCACGGCGTCTCCCGCGCCGAGGCCGACTGGCTCGCCATGAACGTGCGCCGTGATGGTGACGTCTTCCGCTTCCGCCTCGACCTCTCCGCCATCCGCGCCCTGCTCGTCGACTACTTCGCCCAAGACCTCTGGCGCGTCGTCGAGGCGCTCGACGGCCGCCGCCGCGCGGGCTTCGTCATCGGCGGCCGTTCGAACACGGTCGGCCCCGACGATCGCGCCCGCCTCCTCGCGCTCGCCGCGGAGGACCCGAGCCTCTCCGTCCACGTCCTGCCGAACGCCGACCACTGGGTGCACGTCGACGACCCCGAGGGCCTGCTCCGCATCCTCTCGGCCGCCCTCTGCGGCTGA
- a CDS encoding universal stress protein, which produces MKPAGLAEGTSPSLERGDEEGPRSEARPKRERVLVALHEGDPAASTAAIAMGRLVARTLEEPLHGILVCEAKVAPSELSRRCGLPPHALDGVVLDVEAGDPAERIVASTEAHPTAFVIVGAESAPKDGLGVGELAAHTLERSHAPVIVVRPEERLALARILVPLDGTPRTASALGPAGDLARRAGASLDIVLVGEAQHLPQAEPGAMAAPQYVDQPHHEWPAFSAEFVHRFMNTLGHCPTDVPTRFFLGAGDPADEILRFAGLLGSDLAVLVWHGLASEEHGAVFRRVLRGAPCPVLVLRR; this is translated from the coding sequence ATGAAGCCGGCGGGTCTCGCAGAAGGAACGTCCCCGAGCCTCGAACGAGGCGACGAGGAGGGGCCGCGCAGCGAGGCGCGGCCGAAGCGGGAGCGGGTGCTCGTCGCCCTGCACGAAGGGGATCCCGCGGCGTCGACGGCGGCGATCGCGATGGGGCGGCTCGTGGCGAGGACACTCGAGGAGCCGCTGCACGGGATCCTCGTCTGCGAGGCGAAGGTCGCGCCGAGCGAGCTGTCACGGCGCTGCGGGCTGCCGCCGCACGCGCTCGACGGCGTGGTGCTCGACGTGGAGGCGGGAGACCCCGCGGAGAGGATCGTGGCCTCCACGGAGGCGCACCCGACGGCGTTCGTGATCGTGGGGGCCGAGAGCGCGCCGAAGGACGGGCTCGGCGTCGGCGAGCTCGCCGCGCACACGCTCGAGCGGTCGCACGCGCCGGTGATCGTGGTGCGGCCGGAGGAGCGGCTCGCGCTCGCGCGGATCCTCGTGCCCCTCGACGGGACGCCGCGTACGGCGAGCGCGCTCGGGCCGGCGGGGGACCTCGCGCGTCGGGCGGGCGCGTCGCTCGACATCGTGCTCGTGGGCGAGGCGCAGCACCTCCCGCAGGCCGAGCCGGGCGCGATGGCCGCCCCGCAGTACGTGGACCAGCCGCATCACGAGTGGCCCGCGTTCTCGGCCGAGTTCGTGCACCGCTTCATGAACACGCTCGGCCACTGCCCGACCGACGTGCCCACGCGCTTCTTCCTCGGCGCCGGCGACCCGGCGGACGAGATCCTCCGCTTCGCCGGGCTGCTCGGCTCGGACCTCGCCGTGCTCGTGTGGCACGGGCTCGCGAGCGAGGAGCACGGGGCGGTCTTCCGGCGCGTGCTCCGTGGGGCCCCCTGCCCCGTGCTCGTCCTGCGTCGCTGA
- a CDS encoding response regulator: MSPSPNAPAAPPRSPDDKNSGPSVFIVDDDDALVEALSDLLREEGYEVEAHTVASKALARLEAGARPDVILLDYLMPEMKGDAFLEALDRAGIDVPVMVLSAMNESRLDVPVRRVRAMIRKPFDLEKLLDELQRLAA, from the coding sequence ATGAGCCCGAGTCCGAACGCGCCGGCCGCGCCACCCCGTAGCCCCGACGACAAGAACTCCGGTCCTTCGGTTTTTATCGTGGATGACGATGACGCCCTGGTCGAAGCGTTGTCGGATTTGCTGCGCGAGGAGGGCTACGAGGTCGAAGCGCACACCGTGGCGAGCAAGGCGCTCGCGCGGCTGGAAGCAGGCGCGCGGCCCGACGTGATCCTCCTCGATTACCTCATGCCCGAGATGAAAGGCGACGCCTTCCTCGAAGCCCTCGATCGCGCAGGGATCGACGTGCCCGTGATGGTGCTCTCCGCGATGAACGAGTCACGCCTGGACGTGCCCGTCCGGCGGGTCCGCGCGATGATCCGAAAACCGTTCGACCTCGAAAAGTTGCTCGACGAGCTGCAACGGCTCGCCGCCTGA
- a CDS encoding TonB-dependent receptor family protein, translated as MRPRSLLGSILLFACTTPALADEARPAPAAAETAPEEAPAKAEAEAAPPAPEVIEVRVLGRNDDALQKVPGSGTLVGAKEIRRSMPASAGEILRRVPGLVVRPEEGLGLRLNVGMRGLDPTRSRQVLVLEDGIPVAINPYGEPDLYYSTPVERIRAVEVVKGSGSILFGPQTIGGVINFLTALPPDKPEWNVEAQAGQRNFYKLSGLYGGSAGDARYVVQLTRKQGDGFRDIGFHATDFMGKIAFPTSARGEATVKMAVYDEFSRSTYVGLTRRLFEEDPRAPTIAPNDAFAVRRYDASFTHEYRIGEATRLRTFVYGYITGRAWRRQNYDRDRSPDVTYERIVGDPNVPGSAIYFRNTSTTRDRTYHVLGVEPRLEHRFETGRVRHTITAGVRGHVETADRKQLLGDTPTSEAGALEFREHYRTWAVAAYAQDRVAFRDDLLVTPGVRVEYAASGRSVDRTQESGAPRDVSIRGDSDAVAVMPGIGMVYGSPRLNVFGGVHVGYAPPRVSSAISPTGKDAQLDAEESTNYELGVRLAKPRWARAEVTAFVMSFRNQIVSGTLASGQQSELVNGGRTLHRGVEAQATFAIGQALELPLTVDLTGRYTYSLATFRGGAFDGNRLPYAPEHMASATLDVEHRFGIGGQVAWTFTSDQFADERSTILVDPTGRLGLVPAYHLLDVALRYRHEKTGLGALLTVKNALDQIFVASRLPDGIQPAGFRQVNVGLRWDHR; from the coding sequence ATGCGCCCTCGCTCCCTGCTCGGCTCGATCCTGCTCTTCGCCTGCACGACTCCGGCCCTCGCCGATGAGGCTCGCCCCGCGCCCGCCGCCGCCGAGACAGCGCCCGAAGAGGCGCCCGCGAAGGCCGAGGCCGAGGCGGCGCCGCCCGCGCCCGAGGTGATTGAGGTGCGCGTCCTCGGGAGGAACGACGACGCGCTGCAGAAGGTCCCGGGCTCCGGCACGCTCGTCGGCGCGAAGGAGATTCGCCGCAGCATGCCGGCCTCCGCGGGCGAGATCCTCCGGCGCGTGCCGGGCCTCGTGGTGCGCCCCGAGGAGGGGCTCGGCCTGCGCCTCAACGTCGGCATGCGTGGCCTCGACCCGACCCGCAGCCGGCAGGTGCTCGTCCTCGAAGACGGCATCCCCGTCGCGATCAACCCCTACGGCGAGCCCGATCTCTATTACTCGACGCCCGTCGAGCGTATTCGCGCCGTCGAGGTCGTGAAGGGCTCGGGCAGCATCTTGTTCGGACCTCAAACCATCGGCGGGGTCATCAACTTTCTCACGGCGCTGCCCCCGGACAAACCCGAGTGGAACGTCGAGGCCCAGGCCGGGCAGCGGAATTTCTACAAGCTCTCGGGCCTGTACGGCGGCTCGGCCGGCGACGCGCGGTACGTCGTTCAGCTCACGCGCAAGCAGGGCGACGGGTTTCGGGACATCGGGTTTCACGCGACGGATTTCATGGGCAAGATCGCCTTCCCGACCTCGGCGCGCGGCGAGGCCACCGTGAAAATGGCGGTGTATGACGAGTTCTCCCGCTCGACGTACGTGGGCCTGACGCGGCGCCTGTTCGAGGAGGACCCGCGCGCGCCCACGATCGCGCCGAACGACGCGTTCGCCGTGCGCCGCTACGACGCCTCGTTCACCCACGAATACCGCATCGGCGAGGCGACGCGGCTGCGCACCTTCGTTTATGGTTACATCACCGGGCGCGCCTGGCGCCGCCAGAACTACGACCGCGACCGTTCGCCCGACGTCACCTACGAGCGCATCGTCGGCGACCCGAATGTCCCCGGCAGCGCCATTTATTTTCGCAATACCTCCACGACCCGCGACCGCACCTACCACGTCCTCGGCGTCGAGCCGCGCCTCGAGCACCGCTTCGAGACGGGCCGGGTGCGCCACACGATCACCGCCGGCGTGCGCGGGCACGTCGAGACCGCCGATCGAAAGCAGCTCCTCGGCGATACCCCGACCTCCGAGGCCGGCGCGCTCGAGTTCCGGGAGCATTACCGCACCTGGGCGGTCGCCGCGTATGCCCAGGATCGTGTCGCATTCCGGGACGACCTGCTCGTCACGCCGGGCGTGCGCGTCGAATACGCGGCCAGCGGGCGGAGCGTGGACAGGACCCAGGAGAGCGGCGCGCCCCGCGACGTCTCGATCCGCGGCGACAGCGACGCCGTGGCGGTGATGCCCGGGATCGGGATGGTCTACGGCTCGCCCCGGCTGAACGTCTTCGGCGGCGTGCACGTCGGATATGCCCCGCCGCGCGTGTCGTCGGCGATCTCCCCGACCGGAAAGGACGCCCAGCTCGACGCCGAGGAGAGCACGAACTACGAGCTCGGAGTGCGTCTCGCCAAACCAAGATGGGCGCGCGCCGAGGTCACGGCGTTCGTCATGAGCTTCCGCAACCAGATCGTCTCGGGCACGCTGGCGAGTGGTCAGCAGAGCGAGCTCGTCAATGGCGGGCGCACCCTGCACCGAGGCGTCGAAGCGCAGGCCACGTTCGCGATCGGCCAGGCGCTCGAGCTGCCGCTCACGGTCGACCTGACGGGGCGATACACCTATTCGCTCGCCACGTTCCGCGGCGGCGCCTTCGACGGCAATCGGTTGCCTTATGCGCCCGAGCACATGGCGAGCGCCACGCTCGACGTCGAGCACCGGTTCGGGATCGGGGGGCAGGTCGCGTGGACGTTCACGAGTGATCAGTTCGCCGACGAGCGGAGCACGATCCTCGTGGATCCGACGGGCCGCCTCGGCCTCGTGCCGGCGTATCACCTGCTCGACGTGGCGCTGCGATACCGCCACGAAAAGACGGGCCTCGGCGCGCTCCTCACGGTGAAGAACGCGCTCGATCAGATCTTCGTGGCTTCACGATTGCCCGACGGCATTCAACCGGCGGGGTTCCGCCAGGTGAACGTCGGTCTGCGGTGGGATCACCGTTAG
- a CDS encoding ATP-binding protein — translation MPARELTAAECHKRIEPAELHFQTTEEVEPVSGIAAQERALAALSFGLDIRHSRFHVVVVGPPGSGRTFCARQVARRLAATLPTPDDMLLLPNPRRPSEPTVLTLPAGEGRPFTEAMEELYAKLLEAIHGATEGERWKQARARGQRRVEAEESRLEEELRAQAKGLGLEVVRAGREFQVTPLVDESPPSEAIRQITAAIEAFEERLAEVQDEADSELRATTKQLLHDAVKACFAPVRARFEGREELLSFLGEVETLVARETRLLVDEPDNESPALVRGIVVPTLLTEHKPGSGAPVVEVPYPTLSALFGRSYAPPDTGTPPEPGFAVAGALHLANGGFLILPANALLKNEALYEQLKACLLASKFIVPEHNPTYYRGTSEELMFPPMTLDLKVVLIASPDLYQDLHEADPEFSQLFKVQARFEGTMPLAAALATYPSFLADIVRERKLLPLTADAVAELFFYGGRLAESQRKVTAQLGLLAEVATEASYRAARKGKPVVDGGEICGALGAARRRGEHFRDHVHELLADGTIRIDVTGRRVGQVNAVSVLSDGPVTFGRPCRVTAVVYPGTEGPVNIAREVEMSGPIHAKGVLVLSGFLSLRFAQLRPLSFGASLVFEQTYEAIDGDSASSSELYALVSALSGYALRQDLAVTGSVDQQGGVLPVGGLNEKIEAFYDLCAAKGLTGHQGVLIPATNQHALMLRSDVVEAIERKQFHVHVVSAVEEGIELLTGSPAGIADDTGHYPAGTVFGAIEHRLERFWRAMAETGRAR, via the coding sequence ATGCCCGCACGTGAGCTTACCGCAGCGGAGTGCCACAAGCGCATCGAGCCGGCGGAGCTGCATTTCCAGACGACCGAGGAGGTAGAGCCCGTCTCGGGCATCGCGGCCCAGGAGCGAGCGCTCGCGGCGCTTTCGTTCGGGCTGGACATCAGGCACTCGCGTTTCCACGTGGTCGTCGTGGGCCCGCCCGGCTCTGGACGGACGTTCTGCGCGCGGCAGGTGGCGCGCAGGCTCGCGGCCACGCTGCCCACGCCGGACGACATGTTGCTCCTGCCGAACCCGCGGCGCCCGAGCGAGCCGACCGTGCTGACGCTGCCCGCGGGGGAGGGCCGGCCGTTCACGGAGGCGATGGAGGAGCTCTACGCGAAGCTGCTCGAGGCGATCCACGGCGCGACCGAGGGCGAGCGCTGGAAGCAGGCGCGGGCGCGGGGCCAGAGGCGCGTGGAGGCCGAGGAGTCGCGACTCGAGGAGGAGCTGCGCGCGCAGGCGAAGGGTCTCGGGCTCGAGGTCGTGCGGGCCGGGCGCGAGTTTCAGGTGACGCCCCTCGTCGACGAGAGCCCGCCGAGCGAGGCGATCCGGCAGATCACCGCGGCGATCGAGGCGTTCGAGGAGCGGCTCGCCGAGGTGCAGGACGAGGCGGACTCGGAGCTGCGCGCGACGACGAAGCAGCTCTTGCACGACGCGGTGAAGGCCTGCTTTGCGCCGGTGCGCGCGCGCTTCGAGGGGCGCGAGGAGCTGCTCTCGTTCCTCGGCGAGGTGGAGACGCTCGTCGCGCGCGAGACGCGCCTGCTCGTGGACGAGCCTGACAACGAATCACCGGCGCTCGTGCGTGGCATCGTGGTGCCGACGCTCTTGACCGAGCACAAGCCCGGGTCGGGCGCGCCGGTCGTGGAGGTCCCGTACCCGACCTTGTCGGCGCTGTTTGGCCGGAGCTACGCGCCGCCGGACACGGGCACGCCGCCGGAGCCTGGGTTCGCCGTGGCGGGGGCGCTGCACCTGGCGAACGGGGGATTTTTGATCCTGCCGGCGAACGCGCTGCTCAAGAACGAGGCGCTCTACGAGCAGCTCAAGGCCTGCTTGCTCGCGAGCAAGTTCATCGTGCCCGAGCACAACCCGACGTACTACCGCGGCACGAGCGAGGAGCTCATGTTCCCGCCGATGACGCTCGACCTGAAGGTCGTGCTCATCGCGAGCCCCGACCTCTACCAGGACCTGCACGAGGCCGACCCCGAGTTCTCGCAGCTCTTCAAGGTGCAGGCGCGCTTCGAGGGGACGATGCCGCTCGCGGCGGCGCTGGCGACGTATCCCTCGTTCCTCGCGGACATCGTGCGTGAGCGCAAGCTCTTGCCGCTCACGGCCGACGCCGTGGCCGAGCTCTTCTTTTACGGCGGCCGTCTGGCCGAGAGCCAGCGCAAGGTCACGGCGCAGCTCGGCCTGCTCGCGGAGGTGGCGACGGAGGCGAGCTACCGCGCGGCGCGCAAGGGCAAACCGGTGGTCGACGGCGGCGAGATCTGCGGCGCGCTCGGGGCGGCGAGGCGGCGCGGCGAGCATTTCCGCGACCACGTGCACGAGCTGCTCGCCGACGGCACGATCCGCATCGACGTGACGGGCCGGCGCGTCGGGCAGGTGAACGCGGTCTCGGTCTTGAGCGACGGGCCGGTCACGTTCGGCCGTCCGTGCCGGGTGACGGCGGTCGTGTATCCCGGGACCGAGGGGCCGGTGAACATCGCCCGCGAGGTCGAAATGAGCGGGCCCATCCACGCGAAAGGCGTGCTCGTGCTCTCGGGCTTCCTGTCGCTGCGTTTCGCGCAGCTCCGGCCCCTCTCCTTCGGCGCCTCGCTCGTCTTCGAGCAGACGTACGAGGCGATCGACGGCGACAGCGCCTCGTCGAGCGAGCTTTATGCGCTCGTCTCGGCGCTCTCCGGGTATGCGCTCCGGCAAGACCTCGCGGTGACGGGCAGCGTGGACCAGCAGGGCGGGGTGCTGCCCGTGGGTGGCCTCAATGAAAAAATCGAGGCATTTTACGATCTCTGCGCGGCGAAGGGTTTGACGGGCCACCAGGGTGTGTTGATCCCGGCGACGAACCAGCACGCGCTCATGTTGCGCAGCGACGTGGTCGAGGCTATCGAACGTAAACAATTCCACGTTCACGTGGTTTCCGCGGTCGAAGAAGGCATCGAGCTGCTCACAGGCTCGCCGGCTGGTATCGCGGACGACACGGGCCATTACCCTGCGGGCACGGTTTTTGGCGCGATCGAACACCGTCTCGAGCGGTTCTGGCGTGCGATGGCGGAGACCGGGCGGGCGCGGTAG
- a CDS encoding pentapeptide repeat-containing protein, giving the protein MAKKERSKPSGRAKSAGARSGKTPTLPTKVSNESFEKIELDDVTMAEAKVHDVSFEGATFDDVSFAKAKIHNASFEKTELDDASFAQASVKNVSFEHVRFDDVTFTNAKIHNASFEGATIDDVNLAGVTITNCSIEGLTIDGVRIDLLLEHKRSSAPQRDG; this is encoded by the coding sequence ATGGCGAAGAAGGAACGATCGAAGCCGAGTGGCCGTGCGAAGTCGGCCGGAGCCAGGTCCGGAAAGACACCGACGTTGCCGACGAAGGTCTCGAACGAGTCGTTCGAAAAAATCGAACTCGACGACGTGACGATGGCCGAGGCGAAGGTGCACGACGTGTCGTTCGAAGGCGCGACGTTCGACGACGTCAGTTTCGCGAAAGCGAAGATCCACAACGCATCCTTCGAGAAAACCGAACTCGACGACGCGAGCTTCGCGCAGGCGAGCGTGAAGAACGTGTCGTTTGAGCACGTACGGTTCGACGACGTGACCTTCACGAACGCGAAGATCCACAATGCGTCGTTCGAAGGCGCGACGATCGACGACGTGAACCTCGCCGGCGTGACGATCACGAACTGCTCGATCGAGGGCCTGACGATCGACGGCGTGCGGATCGATCTGCTCTTGGAGCACAAACGATCCAGCGCGCCGCAGCGCGACGGCTGA
- a CDS encoding glycoside hydrolase family 65 protein: MTSTATATIREPASGRSPRFVTTSTPAEQHHLARLLVLHGELRGSAERAAESSRALGLANTLLARGARILMVTGASLEAALPAIEGAIEREPRRRLHLATAGGQHVFGFDHRGRPVALAKPDAGAEDVLAFFLREVAAPLGIDAEDVLVVEETFGPSVIADVLQRELDLEAQMGPFAPPRDPTWAIVESGFDVAREHEIESLLTIANGYLGMRGSLAEGSSVSRPATFLAGAFEPSSDVSPVPELVIAPDWGRLRFTVEGELFAVETTTSMERHHRTLDMRRGLLLREGIATGPGGHTTRIRTVHLASLSNRHLLLEGVEIVPQNFSGTVVVDAVLSGDVKSGSGSSHWASFEPRHGHVGPILVGRTHGGLELALASRTTSADPGSMQMRCDRQLGPVSAMERCTLHVQLGEASVLHRVVGLFTSRDGTTPVQRVELLEREAATTAFDALLGDHVTAWQARWKQSDVEIDGAPRIERALRFALYHLIATVHPNDPRCSIGARALSGEAYRGHVFWDTEIFMVPFYVHTWPEAARTLLLYRHLTLDGARRKAKKLGYEGALYAWESADTGDETTPEFVRSPIGEVIPILSGFEEHHISADVAYALWAYARSTGDERILREEGAEILIETARFWVTRGSFKADGQFHIDRVIGPDEYHESVDDNAFTNWMARQNLRYAIAVARGIGRAKAVALGVTPEEIQRWEEVAARMYLGRDPRTGLLEQHKGFFGLEYVDVAAYSPRTVPIDVLLGRERTRRSQVVKQADVVQLLALLWDEFSPDERRENFLYYEPRTAHGSSLSPGIHALVAARLGLLETAARYLEQTASIDLGNNMGNAAGGVHAAGLGSLWQAVAFGVAGLRTTPSDPETLIVEPTLLPGMRRVSLPMQLRGRSLLVHALPGAVEVHVVDGTAPIGLAVNGREGAARTVRAEPGRAYAARREQDGFLAWEEIEP; encoded by the coding sequence ATGACGTCCACCGCCACCGCCACGATCCGAGAGCCCGCGTCCGGCCGCTCGCCCCGGTTCGTCACGACGTCCACGCCGGCCGAGCAGCATCACCTCGCCCGGCTCCTCGTCCTGCACGGGGAGCTGCGCGGATCCGCCGAGCGCGCAGCCGAGTCGTCACGCGCCCTCGGCCTCGCGAACACGCTGCTCGCGCGCGGGGCGCGGATCCTGATGGTGACGGGGGCGAGCCTCGAGGCCGCGCTGCCGGCGATCGAGGGCGCGATCGAGCGCGAGCCCCGAAGGCGGCTCCACCTCGCGACGGCAGGCGGTCAGCACGTCTTCGGCTTCGATCACCGCGGCCGGCCGGTCGCGCTCGCGAAGCCGGACGCGGGGGCGGAGGACGTGCTCGCGTTTTTCCTGCGCGAGGTCGCAGCGCCGCTCGGGATCGACGCGGAGGACGTGCTCGTCGTGGAGGAGACGTTCGGGCCGAGCGTGATCGCGGACGTGTTGCAACGAGAGCTCGACCTGGAGGCGCAGATGGGGCCGTTCGCGCCGCCGCGGGACCCGACGTGGGCCATCGTGGAGAGCGGCTTCGACGTGGCGCGGGAGCACGAGATCGAGTCGCTGCTCACGATCGCGAACGGCTACCTCGGGATGCGCGGCTCGCTCGCGGAGGGCAGCAGCGTGTCGCGGCCGGCGACGTTCCTCGCGGGAGCGTTCGAGCCGTCGTCGGACGTGTCGCCGGTGCCGGAGCTCGTGATCGCGCCGGACTGGGGGCGCCTGCGGTTCACGGTGGAGGGGGAGCTCTTCGCGGTGGAGACGACGACCTCGATGGAGCGGCACCACCGGACGCTCGACATGCGGCGCGGGCTCTTGCTGCGCGAGGGGATCGCCACGGGGCCGGGCGGGCACACGACGCGGATCCGGACGGTGCACCTTGCGTCGCTTTCGAACCGGCATCTCTTGCTGGAGGGCGTGGAGATCGTGCCGCAAAATTTCTCGGGCACGGTGGTCGTGGACGCGGTCCTGTCGGGCGACGTGAAGAGCGGGAGCGGGTCGTCCCACTGGGCCTCGTTCGAACCACGCCACGGGCACGTGGGGCCGATCCTCGTGGGAAGGACGCACGGAGGGCTCGAGCTCGCGCTGGCTTCGCGCACGACGTCGGCCGATCCGGGCTCGATGCAGATGCGTTGTGATCGGCAGCTCGGGCCCGTGTCGGCGATGGAGCGGTGCACGCTGCACGTGCAGCTCGGCGAGGCGAGCGTGCTGCACCGGGTGGTCGGGCTGTTCACGTCACGCGACGGAACAACACCCGTGCAGCGGGTGGAGCTGCTCGAGCGGGAGGCGGCGACGACGGCGTTCGACGCGCTGCTCGGGGATCACGTGACGGCGTGGCAGGCGCGGTGGAAGCAGTCGGACGTGGAGATCGACGGGGCGCCGCGGATCGAGCGAGCGCTCCGGTTCGCGCTCTACCACCTGATCGCCACGGTGCATCCGAACGATCCGCGCTGCTCGATCGGGGCGCGCGCGCTCTCGGGTGAGGCGTACCGAGGTCACGTCTTCTGGGACACGGAGATCTTCATGGTGCCGTTCTACGTGCACACGTGGCCCGAGGCGGCGCGGACGCTCTTGCTCTACCGGCACCTCACGCTCGACGGGGCGCGGCGCAAGGCGAAGAAGCTCGGCTACGAGGGCGCGCTCTACGCGTGGGAGTCGGCGGACACGGGCGACGAGACCACGCCGGAGTTCGTGCGCAGCCCGATCGGCGAGGTGATCCCGATCCTGTCGGGGTTCGAGGAGCACCACATCAGCGCCGACGTGGCCTACGCGCTCTGGGCGTACGCGAGGAGCACGGGCGACGAGCGGATCCTGCGGGAGGAGGGCGCGGAGATCCTGATCGAGACCGCGCGCTTCTGGGTGACACGTGGCTCGTTCAAGGCCGACGGCCAGTTCCACATCGACCGGGTGATCGGGCCCGACGAGTACCACGAGAGCGTGGACGACAACGCCTTCACGAACTGGATGGCGCGGCAGAACCTGCGGTACGCCATCGCCGTCGCGCGCGGGATCGGCCGCGCGAAGGCGGTCGCGCTCGGCGTGACGCCGGAGGAGATCCAGCGCTGGGAGGAGGTCGCCGCGCGGATGTACCTCGGCCGGGACCCGCGCACGGGGCTGCTCGAGCAACACAAGGGGTTCTTCGGTCTCGAATACGTGGACGTGGCGGCGTACTCGCCGCGCACGGTGCCGATCGACGTGCTGCTCGGGCGCGAGCGGACGCGGCGCTCGCAGGTGGTCAAGCAGGCCGACGTGGTGCAGCTCCTCGCGCTCTTGTGGGACGAGTTCTCCCCGGACGAGCGACGGGAGAACTTTCTCTACTACGAGCCACGCACCGCGCACGGCAGCTCGCTCTCGCCGGGCATCCACGCGCTCGTGGCGGCGCGGCTCGGGCTGCTCGAGACGGCCGCGCGGTACCTCGAGCAGACGGCGTCGATCGACCTCGGCAACAACATGGGCAACGCCGCGGGCGGGGTGCACGCGGCGGGGCTCGGGAGCCTGTGGCAAGCCGTGGCCTTCGGCGTGGCGGGCCTGCGGACCACGCCGAGCGACCCCGAGACGTTGATCGTCGAGCCGACGCTCTTGCCAGGGATGCGGCGCGTGTCGTTGCCGATGCAGCTCCGCGGGCGCTCGCTCCTGGTGCACGCCCTGCCGGGCGCGGTGGAGGTGCACGTGGTCGACGGGACGGCGCCGATCGGGCTCGCCGTGAACGGCAGGGAGGGCGCCGCGCGCACGGTGCGCGCCGAGCCAGGGAGAGCCTACGCGGCGCGGCGTGAACAGGACGGGTTTTTGGCCTGGGAGGAGATCGAGCCATGA